In one window of Poriferisphaera corsica DNA:
- a CDS encoding HEAT repeat domain-containing protein, which yields MRKEKSLGHAEREARMASNTAVMEAVQGVEDVVVDRAMAAALGTASGDELMVLCNEILKRRRGEGILGMILYYHRLPDVMKGRILGMVNRLFTPLRQAASRRNTEGPANVLDIVREAKATRLSYLVGEQLRHGTDVLRDAAAYTFVELAKDCVGARHGIGGTIEPESAAYLQKVVDESVVLYDSHMHPGVLVAMCGLISKGMSEASHVLSVRGHAAVGPIQSLLRQGDDVEVRRATFAMMGISTLSNAALDGIKQAIAIGRFKDYLDHWEMLEMGRVRDKLELLRSCEGLWPGWVAMEGMNEHQRRGMVTWLDLIPMRWLEKVEQLKQLTRWDDTGLRLMGLRILLRIAQEESKHGPCEAVHDAIAEFSMDRDEQVARIALWHLIGCKYSGLAKILASVVNSEHESVRHLAGRHLGPLGFKRLWDHWSKMDHKKRMAAGRALIKISPRFHVYLDEMLRKSDVQTKLRSISMIDLLGQGDFFERKLIQLTYHMDNQVRASAVKALGTVESHEAAKIIETSLSHTDDRVRANAIEAVAAIQTPEVIARLMGLTHDDANRSRANAIGVLMQNRPEDALVELRRMLIDNRASHRVSALWLVEVLGLVEVAKDVVEMSVSDPEQIVQERADRVVRELMRMMNDSGELGLTEDEAGASEAFVTEESAS from the coding sequence TTGAGGAAGGAAAAATCGCTTGGCCATGCTGAGCGAGAAGCACGGATGGCGAGTAACACGGCAGTCATGGAAGCGGTCCAGGGTGTGGAGGATGTGGTTGTTGACCGCGCGATGGCTGCTGCGCTGGGGACGGCGAGCGGCGATGAGTTGATGGTACTGTGCAATGAGATCTTGAAACGGCGGCGCGGGGAGGGGATTCTGGGGATGATTCTGTATTACCATCGGCTGCCGGATGTGATGAAGGGGCGGATTCTGGGGATGGTGAATCGACTGTTTACGCCGTTGCGCCAAGCGGCGAGCAGGCGAAATACGGAGGGGCCGGCGAATGTGTTGGATATCGTACGTGAGGCAAAGGCAACACGGTTGAGTTATTTGGTTGGCGAGCAGCTGCGACATGGCACGGATGTCCTGCGTGATGCGGCGGCGTACACATTTGTTGAACTGGCGAAGGATTGTGTTGGCGCAAGACATGGTATTGGTGGGACGATCGAGCCCGAGAGCGCGGCATATCTACAGAAGGTCGTCGATGAATCGGTCGTGTTGTATGACTCGCACATGCATCCGGGTGTGTTGGTGGCGATGTGCGGGCTGATCAGCAAAGGGATGAGTGAAGCATCGCATGTATTGAGTGTACGCGGCCATGCGGCGGTGGGCCCGATACAGAGTCTGCTACGCCAGGGGGATGATGTAGAAGTTCGGCGGGCGACATTTGCGATGATGGGAATCAGCACATTATCTAATGCTGCGTTAGATGGTATTAAACAAGCTATTGCGATAGGACGGTTTAAGGATTATCTGGATCATTGGGAAATGCTCGAGATGGGCCGAGTGCGTGACAAACTGGAATTATTGCGGAGCTGCGAGGGGTTATGGCCCGGCTGGGTCGCGATGGAGGGGATGAATGAGCATCAGCGACGGGGCATGGTTACATGGTTAGACTTGATTCCTATGCGATGGTTAGAGAAGGTTGAGCAATTAAAGCAGCTAACAAGGTGGGATGATACTGGGTTGCGTTTGATGGGATTGCGAATCTTGCTGCGAATCGCGCAAGAGGAATCAAAACACGGCCCTTGCGAGGCGGTTCATGATGCGATCGCTGAGTTTAGCATGGATCGTGATGAACAGGTGGCGAGGATTGCGTTATGGCATCTGATTGGATGTAAGTATTCGGGGCTTGCTAAAATTTTGGCAAGTGTGGTGAATTCTGAACATGAGAGTGTGCGTCATTTGGCTGGCAGACACCTTGGGCCGTTGGGATTCAAACGGCTCTGGGATCACTGGTCGAAGATGGATCACAAAAAACGCATGGCAGCGGGCAGAGCACTGATTAAGATTTCACCGCGATTCCATGTATATTTGGATGAGATGTTACGCAAATCTGATGTACAGACTAAGCTGCGCTCTATTTCAATGATAGATCTTCTGGGACAGGGTGATTTCTTTGAGCGCAAACTGATTCAACTCACTTATCACATGGATAATCAAGTACGGGCGAGTGCGGTCAAGGCTTTAGGAACAGTCGAAAGTCACGAGGCGGCCAAGATAATTGAAACATCACTGAGCCATACAGATGACCGCGTGAGAGCCAACGCAATTGAAGCAGTTGCAGCGATCCAGACACCTGAAGTGATTGCACGATTAATGGGGCTTACACATGATGATGCGAACCGATCGCGTGCGAATGCGATTGGTGTGTTGATGCAAAATCGGCCGGAAGATGCATTGGTTGAGTTGCGAAGGATGTTGATTGACAACCGAGCTTCACACCGCGTCAGCGCGCTATGGCTGGTTGAAGTATTGGGATTGGTGGAAGTCGCAAAGGATGTCGTCGAAATGTCTGTGAGTGATCCGGAGCAGATTGTTCAAGAGCGTGCGGATCGCGTCGTACGAGAGTTGATGCGCATGATGAATGATTCTGGTGAACTGGGATTGACGGAAGACGAGGCTGGAGCGAGCGAAGCTTTTGTGACGGAGGAAAGCGCGTCATGA